A region of Gouania willdenowi unplaced genomic scaffold, fGouWil2.1 scaffold_182_arrow_ctg1, whole genome shotgun sequence DNA encodes the following proteins:
- the LOC114458779 gene encoding non-histone chromosomal protein 6-like produces the protein MKLQCTLQGGLQLPLLEDSKKTKKIQKEKEAEGLVIKNAFTLFIKEKRENVEKELGVITSTEVNKLLAERWNLLAPDQREKYIAEATVDAILYAMKNPGRSHKINYIDTTITDIQAFLLHPALIG, from the exons ATGAAACTCCAGTGTACGCTGCAGGGTGGACTACAGCTCCCACTTTTGGAGGACAGTAA AAAGACAAAGAAGATtcagaaggagaaggaggcagAGGGGCTGGTCATCAAAAACGCCTTCACGCTCTTCATTAAAGAGAAAAGGGAGAATGTGGAAAAGGAGCTGGGCGTGATTACGAGCACTGAGGTGAACAAACTTCTTGCTGAACGG TGGAATTTGTTGGCACCAGatcaaagagaaaaatatattgctGAAGCGACAGTGGATGCTATCCTCTACGCCATGAAGAACCCCGGCCGCAGTCACAAAATCAACTAT ATAGATACCACCATTACTGACATCCAGGCATTTCTCCTTcatccagctctgattggctaa